In Leptidea sinapis chromosome 28, ilLepSina1.1, whole genome shotgun sequence, a single genomic region encodes these proteins:
- the LOC126973169 gene encoding uncharacterized protein LOC126973169, whose protein sequence is MDRFDTELFIDEVEKRPALWNIQCAEYSNKTIKNGAWQELVEIFGENEDSLEKKVLFGVSLQKKWKNIRDAYNKEFKKGKSIPSGSGACKGSKYMYFDRLSFLQKTIENKETITNIDEAKNEEIRNIDQKLDNFVNAREIQPVPNKRKKTKITSEERLANILENSIESRDKIQRQIQESMSKQDDDDKLFCMSLYKELKKVPENKRLATKIELLQVIQKGQKLPSPIHITSQQNTHNAVFWQNQQYSNPQGYFTGYSTIVPGESPSPLSCNSTDDSQSSIVQNIYSDV, encoded by the exons ATGGATCGCTTCGACACCGAGCTATTCATCGATGAGGTGGAAAAAAGACCTGCTTTGTGGAACATCCAATGTGCAGAATATTCTAACAAAACGATTAAAAACGGAGCTTGGCAGGAGCTGGTGGAGATTTTTGGAGAAAATGAGGATTCTTTGGAAAAGAAGGTTCTTTTTG GTGtatcattacaaaaaaaatggaagAACATCCGTGATGCTTATAATAAGGAATTCAAGAAAGGCAAATCAATTCCTTCTGGTTCTGGTGCATGTAAAGGTTCAAAATACATGTATTTCGACCGGCTTTCTTTTCTTCAGAAGACGATAGAAAACAAAGAAACTATCACAAACATAGATGAAGCCAAAAATGAAGAAATTCGGAACATTGACCAAAAGCtagataattttgtaaatgCACGTGAAATACAACCGGTACCCAATAAAAGGAAGAAAACTAAAATTACTTCAGAAGAGCGATTGGCTAACATATTAGAAAATAGTATTGAATCAAGAGATAAAATACAAAGACAAATACAAGAAAGTATGTCAAAGcaagatgatgatgataaacttTTTTGCATGTCATTGTATAAAGAGTTAAAGAAAGTTCCAGAAAATAAACGATTGGCTACTAAAATTGAATTGCTCCAGGTAATACAGAAAGGGCAGAAATTACCATCGCCTATTCATATCACGAGCCAGCAAAACACGCATAATGCAGTATTTTGGCAAAACCAACAATATTCAAACCCACAAGGATATTTCACTGGATATTCTACAATAGTACCAGGAGAGTCTCCATCGCCTTTATCATGCAATAGCACTGACGATTCACAGTCTTCTatagtacaaaatatatattctgacgtataa
- the LOC126973168 gene encoding uncharacterized protein LOC126973168, with product MEVEEAICVYLLLRKKERKKKRQYWVHPILRDRFTHGQFQTLYPKLRSFEPKFFNCLRMSINSFDELLEMMSKQIESNDTHMRSSVSPEEKLVITLRYLGTGCSFGELHYNFRLGKSTITGIVREVCETLWEKVTKNVMPEPSEDIWKKIAKDFEKYANFPNCIGAIDGKHIRITKPKDSGSLYYNYKTFFSIVLLALCDSNYCFTFIDIGSYGKSSDSAIFKNSAFYKRLIEKSLHIPKPKPISETDPKPLPYVIVGDEAFGLSENVMRPYAGKGLSYEKKIFNYRLSRARRFIECTFGILANKWRIFHRPINVNIDFAEDIIKACCVLHNFVRTRDGIQYEDTLHTAPMSNLITLHAGRGTPSSLNIRDKYANYFVNEGRVEWQDTKI from the exons ATGGAAGTCGAAGAAGCAATATGTGTGTACTTGTTGCTCcgtaaaaaagaaagaaagaagaaacggCAGTATTGGGTGCATCCAATATTACGCGATCGGTTTACTCATGGTCAGTTTCAGACTTTATATCCAAAATTAAGAAGTTTTGAACCAAAATTCTTCAATTGTTTGAGAATGTCGATAAATTCATTTGATGAATTATTAGAAATGATGAGTAAACAAATTGAATCTAATGATACCCATATGAGGTCAAGCGTGTCCCCAGAAGAAAAACTCGTGATCACATTAAg ataTCTGGGTACTGGTTGTTCCTTTGGAGAACTACATTACAACTTTCGTCTTGGCAAATCTACAATCACAGGAATTGTCCGTGAAGTATGTGAAACTCTGTGGGAAAAAGTCACAAAAAACGTCATGCCTGAACCCAGCgaagatatatggaagaaaATAGCTAaagattttgaaaaatatgCAAATTTTCCCAATTGCATAGGCGCCATAGATGGCAAGCATATAAGGATTACAAAACCCAAAGATTCGGGttctttgtattataattacaaaacttttttttccaTAGTACTGTTGGCACTTTGTGATAGTAACTATTGTTTTACTTTCATAGATATCGGATCTTACGGAAAAAGTAGTGATtctgcaatttttaaaaattcagcATTTTATAAAAGGTTAATAGAAAAGTCATTACACATACCAAAACCTAAACCAATATCTGAAACAGATCCTAAACCATTGCCATACGTCATAGTTGGCGATGAAGCGTTTGGTTTATCCGAAAATGTAATGCGACCCTATGCAGGTAAAGGGCTatcatatgaaaaaaaaatatttaattacaggtTATCAAGAGCTCGACGTTTTATTGAATGCACTTTCGGAATTCTGGCAAACAAGTGGCGCATTTTTCATAGGCCTATAAACGTGAATATAGACTTTGCCGAAGACATAATAAAGGCCTGTTGCGTGCTACACAATTTTGTTAGAACTAGAGATGGTATACAGTATGAAGATACTTTACATACTGCGCCAATGAGTAATCTTATTACATTACATGCAGGAAGGGGTACACCATCATCATTAAACATTAGAGACAAATATGCTAATTACTTTGTGAATGAGGGTCGTGTAGAATGGCAAGACacgaaaatatga